The following are encoded in a window of Candidatus Krumholzibacteriia bacterium genomic DNA:
- a CDS encoding 50S ribosome-binding GTPase, giving the protein MNESRNTTEDCPPSACAGCQHHAGNLVRLGVNMDRFDYVVALAGNPNTGKSTVFNSITGLKQHTGN; this is encoded by the coding sequence ATGAACGAGAGCCGCAACACGACCGAGGACTGTCCGCCCAGCGCGTGCGCGGGGTGCCAGCACCACGCCGGCAACCTGGTGAGGCTCGGCGTCAACATGGACCGCTTCGACTACGTGGTGGCGCTGGCCGGAAATCCGAACACGGGCAAGAGCACGGTCTTCAACTCCATCACGGGGCTCAAGCAGCATACCGGCAACT
- a CDS encoding metal-dependent transcriptional regulator, protein MMGSPLLNLVLFVLGGALAAVIFWPGRGLFARGRRSRRLASRVALEDALKHIYNHEVREDTCTLTSVAGALEIAASRAVTLVERMQERGLVRVVDGRILLTDDGRRYALEVVRAHRLWERYLADETGVDPLEWHMRAERQEHTLTQDEANALAERLGNPRFDPHGDPIPAADGSVVGDALTPLTVLEPGERAVVTHLEDEPTVVFAQIMALGIYVGMQVRMDSRTEQRVVFDADGRKVVLAPMLAANISIRRAGEGEVATDATATLAALEPGQVADVVRVSPACIGLERRRLMDLGIVPGTRVGYERRGLTGGLSAYRVRGTIVALREEQAKMIGVANVAPAAEEGSTGG, encoded by the coding sequence ATGATGGGTTCGCCTCTGCTCAATCTGGTTCTGTTCGTCCTGGGCGGTGCCCTCGCCGCCGTCATCTTCTGGCCCGGGCGCGGCCTGTTCGCGCGCGGAAGGCGCAGCCGGCGGCTGGCCTCGCGCGTCGCCCTCGAGGACGCGCTCAAGCATATCTACAACCACGAGGTGCGCGAGGACACCTGCACGCTCACCAGTGTGGCGGGTGCGCTGGAGATCGCGGCCTCGCGCGCGGTGACGCTGGTGGAACGCATGCAGGAGCGAGGCCTGGTACGCGTGGTGGACGGACGTATCCTCCTTACCGACGATGGCCGCCGTTACGCACTCGAGGTGGTACGCGCGCATCGGCTGTGGGAGCGCTACCTCGCCGACGAAACCGGCGTCGATCCGCTCGAATGGCACATGCGGGCCGAGAGGCAGGAGCACACGCTCACCCAGGACGAGGCCAACGCGCTCGCCGAGCGCCTCGGCAACCCGCGTTTCGACCCCCACGGCGATCCCATTCCCGCCGCGGACGGTTCCGTGGTCGGCGATGCGCTGACGCCGCTGACGGTGCTGGAGCCGGGAGAGCGCGCGGTGGTCACGCATCTCGAGGACGAGCCGACGGTGGTCTTCGCGCAGATCATGGCGCTCGGTATCTACGTGGGCATGCAGGTGCGGATGGATTCGCGCACCGAGCAGCGCGTCGTGTTCGACGCCGACGGTCGCAAGGTGGTGCTGGCGCCGATGCTGGCGGCCAACATCTCCATTCGCCGCGCCGGCGAGGGCGAGGTTGCGACGGATGCAACCGCGACACTCGCGGCTCTCGAGCCGGGACAGGTGGCGGACGTGGTGCGGGTGAGTCCCGCGTGCATCGGTCTGGAGCGCCGCCGCCTCATGGACCTGGGCATTGTGCCTGGAACCCGGGTGGGCTACGAACGGCGCGGCCTGACCGGCGGCCTGTCCGCGTACCGCGTCCGCGGCACCATCGTCGCGCTGCGCGAGGAACAGGCGAAGATGATCGGCGTCGCCAATGTGGCGCCCGCCGCAGAGGAAGGGAGCACTGGAGGCTAG
- a CDS encoding metal-dependent transcriptional regulator: MTKSTPAASATARLTQSMENYLKAIFEIAEHAERASTSSIAERMGIAPASVTAMVKKLAELNLVTHEPYQGVQLTPVGEVAAVEVVRHHRLIEKYLAEALGVPWDQVHDEAEKLEHVISEDLEDRIATALGDPTVDPHGAPIPSRDGAIARVAARRLCDVPARTRVVVLEVDDRDSALLRYLGQRGLYPGTGVEVLHVEPYGGSLTLRVGDGEFSIGREAAAEIRVST; the protein is encoded by the coding sequence ATGACTAAAAGCACCCCGGCAGCAAGCGCCACCGCCCGGCTGACCCAGTCGATGGAGAACTACCTCAAGGCCATCTTCGAGATCGCCGAGCACGCCGAGCGCGCGTCCACCTCGTCGATCGCGGAACGCATGGGCATTGCGCCCGCGTCGGTGACCGCGATGGTGAAGAAGCTGGCCGAGCTCAACCTGGTCACGCACGAACCGTATCAGGGTGTGCAACTGACACCGGTGGGAGAAGTGGCGGCGGTGGAGGTGGTGCGGCATCACCGTCTCATCGAGAAGTATCTCGCGGAAGCACTGGGTGTCCCGTGGGACCAGGTGCACGACGAGGCCGAAAAGCTGGAGCACGTGATCTCCGAGGATCTCGAGGACCGCATCGCCACCGCGCTGGGTGACCCCACCGTCGACCCGCACGGCGCGCCCATCCCGTCGCGAGACGGCGCCATCGCGCGCGTGGCGGCGCGCCGCCTGTGCGACGTTCCCGCCCGCACGCGCGTAGTGGTGCTGGAAGTCGACGACCGCGACTCGGCCCTGCTGCGCTACCTCGGCCAGCGCGGCCTGTATCCGGGGACGGGGGTCGAGGTGCTGCACGTGGAACCGTACGGAGGGTCGCTGACGTTGCGCGTCGGCGACGGAGAGTTTTCAATCGGGCGAGAGGCCGCCGCCGAGATAAGGGTATCAACATGA